One genomic segment of Oleidesulfovibrio alaskensis DSM 16109 includes these proteins:
- a CDS encoding LysR family transcriptional regulator: MFSLDQLEAFRAAAETGSFSAAARRLGKVQSAVSTAVSNLEIDLGVELFDRRGHKAVLTPAGETLLREAWTVLGECDRLLERAVAIAGGEEARLSLAVDDAVPVDWFVDVLAAFGERFPFVQLETYYGAMGDVAQMVGEGRADLGIVMPVSGTPAAIDAVLVGHMPYVPVAAAHHPLAALPAVGRRDLMRYRHIVVASRTGDREPDWAGHGGPVWLQESTYATLQLVLRHAGWASLPGHLVDRHVRAGRLVVLPLDFHAVKFAAPVFVVRRPGAAQGVAGIWLRKELEGLRLEE; encoded by the coding sequence GTGTTTTCTCTTGATCAGCTTGAGGCTTTCCGCGCGGCGGCGGAAACCGGTTCTTTTTCCGCTGCGGCCCGCAGACTGGGCAAGGTGCAGTCTGCCGTCAGCACCGCGGTGTCCAATCTGGAAATCGATCTGGGGGTAGAGCTTTTTGACCGCAGGGGGCACAAGGCGGTGCTTACTCCGGCGGGAGAAACTCTGCTGCGTGAGGCGTGGACCGTACTGGGCGAATGCGACCGTCTGCTGGAACGTGCCGTGGCCATTGCCGGCGGTGAAGAGGCCAGACTGAGTCTGGCTGTGGACGACGCCGTGCCGGTGGACTGGTTTGTGGACGTGCTGGCGGCCTTTGGCGAGCGTTTTCCTTTTGTGCAGCTGGAAACCTATTACGGCGCCATGGGCGATGTGGCCCAGATGGTGGGCGAAGGACGCGCCGATCTGGGCATTGTGATGCCGGTCAGCGGCACTCCGGCCGCCATAGATGCCGTACTGGTGGGGCATATGCCTTATGTGCCGGTGGCGGCAGCGCATCATCCTCTTGCCGCACTGCCTGCGGTGGGGCGGCGTGACCTTATGCGCTACCGGCACATTGTTGTTGCCAGCCGTACAGGTGACAGAGAGCCCGACTGGGCGGGGCACGGCGGGCCGGTGTGGTTGCAGGAATCCACATATGCCACATTGCAGCTGGTGTTGCGGCATGCGGGCTGGGCGTCGCTGCCGGGCCATCTGGTGGACAGGCACGTGCGCGCAGGACGGCTTGTGGTGCTGCCGCTTGATTTTCATGCGGTGAAGTTTGCGGCTCCGGTGTTTGTGGTCCGGCGTCCGGGAGCGGCACAGGGCGTTGCCGGTATATGGCTGCGCAAGGAACTGGAAGGGCTGCGGCTTGAAGAGTAA
- a CDS encoding PACE efflux transporter — MRTRMDRIRHTLLFEAVLMVLLILILPPLLGVSVQKIGGLSVIMSMLAMGSNFAYNVMFDKILLALGKPLLPRPFITRAVHAVCFELLFAALTIPVIMWWLNFTFIEAIIYDAGFLVGIPVYAFLFNLTYDTVFPLPQHPVPAEQTS, encoded by the coding sequence ATGCGCACACGCATGGATCGAATTCGTCATACCCTGCTGTTTGAAGCAGTTCTCATGGTTCTGCTCATTCTCATTCTCCCCCCGCTGCTCGGTGTTTCCGTACAGAAAATCGGCGGGTTGAGCGTGATTATGAGCATGCTGGCGATGGGATCCAACTTCGCCTACAACGTGATGTTCGACAAAATACTGCTGGCACTGGGCAAACCCCTGCTGCCGCGTCCTTTCATCACCCGTGCCGTTCACGCTGTATGCTTTGAACTGCTGTTCGCGGCGCTCACCATTCCCGTCATCATGTGGTGGCTCAATTTCACCTTTATCGAAGCCATCATCTACGATGCCGGTTTTCTGGTGGGTATCCCTGTGTACGCTTTTCTTTTCAATCTGACGTACGACACGGTTTTTCCGCTGCCGCAGCACCCTGTGCCGGCTGAACAGACCAGCTAG